Proteins encoded by one window of Rutidosis leptorrhynchoides isolate AG116_Rl617_1_P2 chromosome 7, CSIRO_AGI_Rlap_v1, whole genome shotgun sequence:
- the LOC139857002 gene encoding embryogenesis-associated protein EMB8-like, with protein MTTTSPHFTHPLLTNPPTLTSSQSRISRLRRPTMATPVAGQSTSADHHPSLEVLGGGRHLFCPVIKTHLDRPYNHYPIFGSNCHVETIFAAFFRNVPDVIYKRECLRTKDDGTVTLDWVSGDAQKLPENTPILLLLPGLSGGSDDSYVRHMLVRARNKGWRVVVFNSRGCADSPVTTPQMYSGSFLGDLDEVVNHVVTRYPKANLYGAGWSMGANLLVQYLGKEDGARHFSGGVSMCNPFNLVMSDEDLSSGFNKIYSRSLAKALSGILKKHLMLFEDIGGEYNIPLAANAQIIRDYDEGLTRVSFGFKSVDEYLQKSCSADHIKNVRTPLLCIQAKNDPIAPDRAIPREDIKENPNCLLIVTPKGGHLGWVAGENAPVGCPWTDPMVMDFLQHLENQKSGSQQGTKMLQSVEA; from the exons ATGACGACAACATCCCCTCATTTCACCCACCCATTACTCACCAATCCACCAACGCTTACGTCATCACAATCACGAATCAGCAGACTGCGTCGTCCTACAATGGCCACCCCAGTCGCCGGACAATCAACGTCGGCCGATCATCACCCGTCGTTGGAAGTGTTAGGTGGTGGCCGTCATCTGTTCTGTCCAGTTATCAAAACTCACTTGGACCGTCCGTACAATCATTATCCGATCTTCGGGTCGAACTGCCACGTGGAGACTATATTTGCCGCGTTTTTTAGAAACGTACCTGATGTAATTTACAAACGTGAGTGTTTGAGGACAAAAGATGACGGAACCGTTACCCTTGATTGGGTCTCCGGCGATGCCCAAAAGTTGCCGGAAAATACCCCTATCCTACTTTTGCTT CCTGGTTTATCGGGAGGTAGTGATGATTCGTACGTAAGACACATGTTAGTGAGGGCGAGAAATAAAGGGTGGCGTGTGGTGGTATTCAATAGCCGTGGTTGTGCTGATAGCCCTGTTACTACACCACAG ATGTATTcgggttcatttttaggtgatctTGATGAAGTAGTGAATCATGTTGTTACCAGATATCCAAAAGCCAATTTATATGGTGCTGGTTGGTCTATGGGAGCTAACCTTCTTGTTCAATATTTAGGAAag GAGGATGGTGCGCGCCATTTTTCTGGTGGGGTTTCCATGTGTAATCCTTTCAATTTGGTTATGTCAGATGAGGATTTAAGCTCGGGATTTAACAAAATTTATAGCAGATCTCTTGCTAAGGCCTTGAGTGGCATATTAAAGAA GCATCTTATGCTCTTTGAAGACATTGGAGGCGAGTACAATATCCCATTGGCGGCTAATGCTCAAATTATTCGGGATTATGATGAAGGGCTAACTCGAGTTTCGTTTGGTTTTAAGTCAGTTGATGAGTACTTGCAGAAGTCATGCAGTGCTGATCACATAAAAAATGTTCGCACGCCTTTGCTTTGCATACAG GCGAAAAATGACCCAATTGCACCAGATAGAGCGATACCTCGTGAAGATATCAAG GAGAACCCGAATTGTTTGTTAATAGTGACGCCTAAAGGAGGTCATTTAGGGTGGGTTGCAGGCGAAAATGCTCCGGTCGGATGCCCATGGACTGATCCAATGGTTATGGATTTCCTTCAACATCTCGAAAATCAAAAATCGGGTTCACAACAAGGTACTAAAATGCTGCAATCGGTTGAGGCGTAA